The Dehalococcoidia bacterium genome has a window encoding:
- a CDS encoding F0F1 ATP synthase subunit epsilon: protein MPLKVEIITAERVVYTAEDVDSVTLPGVMGELTVLPKHAPLMTMLQPGIMRIVRRGQEEEMAVHGGFLEVMGDRVTVLADAAERAEELDVERAEAARRRAQERLAQRRAEAVDMAIAEAALRRALVRLKLAERARRRRPGA from the coding sequence ATGCCGTTGAAGGTCGAGATCATCACGGCTGAGCGGGTGGTCTACACCGCCGAGGACGTGGACTCGGTCACCCTCCCCGGCGTCATGGGGGAGCTGACGGTGCTGCCCAAGCACGCCCCTCTCATGACCATGCTCCAGCCCGGCATCATGCGCATCGTCCGTCGTGGCCAGGAGGAAGAAATGGCCGTCCACGGCGGCTTCCTGGAGGTGATGGGCGACAGGGTGACAGTGTTGGCCGACGCCGCCGAGCGGGCCGAGGAGCTGGACGTGGAGCGTGCCGAGGCTGCCCGCCGTCGCGCCCAGGAGCGGCTGGCCCAGCGCCGGGCCGAGGCGGTGGACATGGCCATAGCCGAGGCGGCTCTGCGTCGCGCCCTGGTGCGCCTCAAGCTAGCCGAACGCGCCCGCCGCCGTCGCCCTGGCGCCTGA
- the murA gene encoding UDP-N-acetylglucosamine 1-carboxyvinyltransferase, which yields MPPPATGAKERTSSRFLIDGGQPLRGAVDVSGSKNAALGAMAAALLTADDCYIENVPDIGDVRFMADVLRSLGARVEWTGPGVLRINAASVHTFAPPSELVANLRGSFLVMGALLGRFGRAACAPPGGDVIGQRPIDVHLKGFEMLGARVWREEEKFVAEARQLRGARIFLDYPSVLGTQNLMLAAVTAPGRTVIVNAACEPEVSALAEMLVGMGARIRGAGTHTIEIEGVPQLRGTTHRNIPDRIEAGTFAIAAAITGGEVEVRGLVPQHLWSLIQKLQEAGVEVEEGESWLRVRGTRPLRAVTVQALPYPGLATDLQAPMAALLTQAEGVSYVHERVFENRLLYVAELRKMGAEVVTTGTTTAIIAGPTPLLGAWVRALDVRAGAALVLAGLAAHGRTEITDIYHVDRGYERIDEKLNALGARIQRVD from the coding sequence ATGCCTCCCCCTGCCACTGGCGCCAAGGAGCGGACCAGCAGCCGCTTCCTCATCGATGGGGGGCAACCCCTGAGGGGCGCCGTCGATGTCTCCGGGTCCAAGAACGCCGCCCTGGGGGCCATGGCCGCTGCCCTCCTCACCGCCGACGACTGCTACATCGAGAACGTCCCCGATATAGGCGACGTCCGCTTCATGGCCGATGTCTTGCGCAGCCTGGGAGCGAGGGTGGAATGGACGGGGCCGGGAGTCCTGCGCATCAACGCCGCCAGCGTGCACACCTTCGCGCCGCCCAGCGAGCTGGTGGCCAACCTCCGTGGCAGCTTTCTGGTGATGGGTGCCCTGCTGGGGCGTTTCGGGCGGGCTGCCTGCGCCCCGCCCGGTGGGGACGTCATCGGCCAGCGGCCCATAGACGTGCACCTGAAGGGCTTCGAAATGCTGGGCGCCCGTGTCTGGCGGGAAGAGGAGAAGTTCGTCGCCGAGGCCCGCCAGCTCAGGGGTGCCCGCATCTTCCTGGACTACCCCAGTGTCCTGGGCACACAGAATCTGATGCTGGCGGCCGTCACTGCCCCGGGCCGCACCGTCATCGTCAACGCCGCCTGTGAGCCGGAGGTGTCAGCCCTGGCCGAGATGCTGGTAGGCATGGGGGCCCGCATCCGGGGGGCCGGCACCCATACCATCGAGATAGAGGGGGTGCCTCAGCTGCGGGGAACGACCCACCGCAACATCCCCGACCGCATCGAGGCGGGCACCTTCGCCATCGCCGCCGCCATCACCGGCGGCGAGGTGGAGGTGCGGGGCCTGGTGCCCCAGCACCTCTGGTCCCTCATCCAGAAGCTGCAAGAGGCGGGTGTGGAGGTGGAGGAGGGTGAGTCCTGGCTGAGGGTGCGGGGCACTCGTCCCCTGCGGGCCGTCACCGTCCAGGCCCTGCCCTACCCGGGGCTGGCCACCGACCTTCAGGCTCCCATGGCTGCCCTGCTCACCCAGGCCGAGGGCGTCAGCTACGTGCACGAGCGGGTGTTCGAGAACCGCCTGCTGTATGTGGCCGAGTTGCGCAAGATGGGCGCCGAGGTAGTCACCACCGGCACCACTACGGCCATCATCGCCGGGCCGACCCCGCTGCTGGGTGCCTGGGTACGGGCGCTGGACGTCAGGGCGGGCGCAGCCCTGGTCCTGGCAGGCCTGGCTGCCCATGGTCGAACGGAGATCACCGACATTTACCACGTGGACAGGGGATACGAGCGCATCGACGAGAAGCTGAACGCCCTCGGCGCCCGCATCCAGCGGGTGGATTAG
- a CDS encoding rod shape-determining protein has protein sequence MLGKQLGVDLGTANVLVYVKGRGIVINEPSIVAVARQNNTIVAVGSEAAEMEGRTPEAIQVIRPMRHGVIADYLTTEAMLRYLIAKAVGRLSFVKPEVVVCAPVGATGVERRAVQEACEAAGARRPVHVIPEPLAAALGAHIPIDSPQGHMVVDIGGGRTEAAIISLYGIVVSESVRVAGDRLDEAIANHVKRRHNLIIGERTAEEVKIALGSALPLEEELTMEVRGRDQITGLPRTVTITSSEVCQALQEPLQAILGAIRSVFERTPPELVSDIIDHGIVLVGGGALLRNLDRLITQVVGIPCYVAENPLTCVAMGAGVALEYLDLIKRAMPPEEEWAVAF, from the coding sequence GTGCTAGGTAAGCAACTGGGCGTGGACCTGGGCACCGCCAACGTCCTGGTATACGTGAAGGGGCGGGGCATCGTCATCAACGAGCCGTCCATCGTGGCCGTGGCCCGCCAGAACAACACCATCGTGGCGGTGGGTAGCGAGGCTGCCGAGATGGAGGGCCGCACCCCCGAGGCTATACAGGTCATCCGTCCCATGCGCCACGGCGTCATCGCCGACTATCTGACCACCGAGGCCATGCTTCGCTACCTCATCGCCAAGGCGGTGGGACGCCTGTCCTTCGTCAAGCCGGAGGTGGTGGTCTGCGCCCCGGTGGGGGCGACGGGGGTGGAACGGCGGGCGGTGCAGGAGGCGTGCGAGGCGGCCGGCGCCCGTCGGCCGGTCCACGTCATACCGGAGCCTCTGGCCGCTGCCCTGGGTGCCCACATACCCATCGACTCCCCCCAGGGCCACATGGTGGTGGACATAGGCGGCGGCCGCACCGAGGCGGCCATCATTTCCCTCTACGGCATCGTCGTCAGCGAGTCGGTGCGGGTGGCCGGCGACCGTCTGGACGAGGCCATCGCCAACCACGTCAAGCGTCGGCACAACCTCATCATCGGCGAACGCACAGCCGAAGAGGTCAAGATCGCCCTGGGGTCGGCCCTGCCCCTGGAGGAGGAGCTGACTATGGAAGTGCGGGGCCGGGACCAGATCACCGGCCTGCCCCGCACCGTGACCATCACCTCCAGCGAGGTCTGTCAGGCGCTGCAGGAGCCTCTACAGGCCATCCTGGGCGCCATTCGCTCCGTCTTCGAGCGGACTCCCCCCGAGCTGGTATCGGACATCATCGACCACGGCATCGTGCTGGTGGGCGGAGGCGCCCTATTGCGCAACCTGGACCGTCTCATCACCCAGGTCGTCGGCATTCCCTGCTATGTGGCCGAAAACCCCCTCACCTGCGTGGCCATGGGTGCCGGGGTGGCCCTGGAGTATCTCGACCTGATCAAGCGGGCCATGCCGCCGGAAGAGGAGTGGGCGGTGGCCTTCTAG
- a CDS encoding redox-sensing transcriptional repressor Rex — MGKKAVEIPPVVIERLPLYARVLEALAQEGREVVSSQELGQRLGVTPAQIRKDLSYFGRFGKQGRGYNVQTLLSALRQILGLDRQWRMALVGVGRLGRAIVQYEGFAPQGFRIVHAFDADPRIVGQEVNGLTVRDVSELEEVLAREPVEIGIVAVPAVVAQEVIDRLVRAGVRAILNYAPIAARVPRGVQIRRVDPVLALQSMTYYLRQVSNAQAAK, encoded by the coding sequence GTGGGGAAAAAGGCCGTGGAGATACCGCCGGTCGTCATCGAACGCTTACCGCTTTACGCGCGCGTGCTGGAGGCGCTGGCCCAGGAAGGCAGGGAAGTGGTCAGCTCGCAGGAGCTCGGACAGCGCCTGGGGGTGACGCCGGCCCAGATCCGCAAAGACCTGAGCTATTTCGGTCGCTTCGGCAAGCAGGGGCGCGGCTACAACGTCCAGACGCTGCTCTCAGCCCTGCGCCAGATACTGGGGCTGGACAGGCAGTGGCGCATGGCCCTGGTGGGCGTGGGCCGTCTGGGCAGGGCCATCGTCCAGTACGAGGGGTTCGCACCTCAGGGCTTCCGCATCGTCCACGCCTTCGACGCCGACCCCCGCATAGTAGGCCAGGAGGTCAACGGGCTGACGGTGCGCGATGTCAGCGAGCTGGAGGAGGTGCTGGCCCGCGAGCCGGTGGAGATAGGCATCGTGGCTGTGCCAGCGGTGGTGGCCCAGGAGGTCATCGACCGGCTGGTGCGGGCTGGCGTGCGGGCCATCCTCAACTATGCGCCCATCGCTGCCCGCGTCCCCAGGGGCGTCCAGATACGGCGGGTGGACCCGGTGCTGGCCCTGCAGAGCATGACCTACTACCTGCGCCAGGTGAGCAACGCCCAGGCGGCCAAGTAG
- a CDS encoding TIGR03617 family F420-dependent LLM class oxidoreductase, with the protein MRIETGLTGRTFAEIAQSAQRAEALGFDGVVTPETGHDPFFPLLIAAEHTRRITLGTGVAIAFPRSPFVMAQIAWDLQHFSGGRFLLGLGTQVKGHNERRYSTPWVGPPGPRLREYILCLRAIFDSFQNNAPPRFQGKYYQFTLMSPFFNAGPIEHPHIPIYISAVGPYMCRLAGELCDGIRLHGFNTLKYTKEVILPNLEAGARKAGRSLKDIDIVGGGFIITGRNREEIERAKAATRSQIAFYGSTRTYHGVLEVHGWGEVGMRLHQLSLEGKWQEMANLVSDEMLKEFAIIGAPDEIAPQLKERWGGIVTTVTLGFMLRNGEADDVVRKVIEEVHRI; encoded by the coding sequence ATGAGGATCGAAACGGGCCTCACCGGACGCACCTTCGCTGAGATAGCCCAGTCGGCCCAGAGGGCGGAAGCCCTGGGCTTCGACGGCGTCGTGACCCCGGAGACCGGCCACGACCCCTTCTTCCCGCTGCTCATCGCTGCCGAGCACACCCGTCGCATCACCCTGGGCACGGGGGTGGCCATCGCCTTCCCCCGCAGCCCCTTCGTCATGGCCCAGATCGCCTGGGACCTGCAGCACTTCTCGGGCGGTCGCTTCCTCCTGGGCCTGGGCACGCAGGTGAAGGGACACAACGAGCGTCGCTACTCGACGCCCTGGGTGGGGCCTCCCGGCCCCCGCCTGAGGGAATACATCCTCTGCCTGCGGGCCATCTTCGACAGCTTCCAGAACAACGCCCCGCCACGGTTCCAGGGCAAGTACTACCAGTTCACCCTCATGTCCCCCTTCTTCAACGCTGGGCCCATCGAGCACCCCCACATACCCATCTACATCTCGGCGGTGGGGCCCTACATGTGCCGCCTGGCCGGCGAGCTGTGCGACGGCATCCGCCTCCACGGCTTCAACACCCTGAAATACACCAAGGAGGTCATCCTGCCCAACCTGGAGGCGGGGGCCAGGAAGGCGGGCCGCAGCCTGAAGGACATCGACATCGTGGGAGGCGGGTTCATAATCACCGGCCGCAACCGGGAGGAGATAGAGCGGGCCAAGGCCGCCACCCGCTCCCAGATAGCCTTCTACGGCTCCACCCGCACCTACCACGGGGTGCTGGAGGTGCACGGCTGGGGCGAGGTGGGCATGCGCCTGCACCAGCTCTCCCTGGAGGGCAAGTGGCAGGAGATGGCCAACCTCGTCAGCGACGAAATGCTGAAGGAGTTCGCCATCATCGGCGCCCCCGACGAGATCGCCCCGCAGCTGAAGGAGCGCTGGGGCGGCATCGTCACCACCGTCACCCTGGGCTTCATGCTGCGCAACGGCGAGGCCGACGACGTGGTGCGAAAGGTCATCGAGGAGGTGCACCGGATATAG
- a CDS encoding alpha/beta hydrolase: protein MSPFPEDDGFSHHQAQINGLRYHYVRQGAGLPLVLVHGWPGFYYEWHLNIGPLSQRFDVVAPDMRGYGYTDKPDVPPGEGYTSAHFAQDLAALLDHLGWERASFVAHDFGAIWVQRFARTYPQRVDRLVLFDPPYPGIGPRWFEPSRLGEVWYMFFHQLSLAEELVGSSRRATEAYLRHFLSHWSYDKGLWTDEEIARYVDAFSQPGALRGGFNCYRATFQAEAGQWASPQPKIEAPTLVLWAEADPILPVAWSDRLGDYFARFTLKRVPQAGHFLMRERPELVNAEVTAFVLGEGTGA from the coding sequence ATGTCGCCCTTCCCGGAGGACGATGGCTTTTCTCACCACCAGGCCCAGATAAATGGCCTGCGCTATCACTACGTGCGCCAGGGCGCCGGCCTTCCCCTAGTGCTGGTCCATGGCTGGCCCGGCTTCTATTACGAGTGGCACCTGAACATCGGCCCCCTCTCTCAGAGGTTCGATGTGGTGGCACCCGACATGCGGGGCTACGGCTACACCGACAAGCCCGACGTACCCCCGGGCGAGGGCTACACTTCGGCCCACTTCGCCCAGGACCTGGCTGCACTGCTGGACCACCTGGGCTGGGAGCGGGCCAGCTTCGTGGCCCACGACTTCGGCGCCATCTGGGTGCAGCGCTTCGCCCGCACCTATCCCCAGAGGGTGGACCGGCTGGTGCTGTTCGACCCGCCCTATCCGGGCATCGGCCCCCGCTGGTTCGAGCCTTCCCGTCTGGGGGAGGTGTGGTACATGTTCTTCCACCAGCTATCCCTGGCCGAGGAGCTGGTGGGCTCGTCGCGTCGCGCCACCGAGGCCTACCTGCGCCACTTCCTGTCCCACTGGTCCTACGACAAAGGCCTGTGGACCGACGAAGAGATAGCGCGTTACGTGGACGCCTTCTCCCAGCCAGGCGCCCTGCGCGGCGGCTTCAACTGCTACCGCGCCACCTTCCAGGCCGAGGCCGGCCAGTGGGCGTCGCCACAGCCCAAGATCGAGGCGCCCACCCTGGTGCTGTGGGCCGAGGCCGACCCCATCCTGCCCGTGGCCTGGAGCGACCGCCTGGGAGACTACTTCGCCCGCTTCACCCTCAAGCGGGTCCCCCAGGCCGGCCACTTCCTCATGCGTGAGCGGCCGGAGCTGGTCAACGCCGAGGTGACCGCCTTCGTGCTGGGCGAGGGCACCGGTGCCTGA
- a CDS encoding AAA family ATPase — protein MRQDRFTEQAQEVLAESQQIVRRMRHAQWDAEHILLAMLAHQGNLAQDVFRKLGVDMDALRERVEAALARTPKLTYESAQLYMTPRVVRLLENADAEARRLKDEYIGVDHLLLAMADLRDGDAPRILRDFGIDKEKIYRALADIRGAHRVDSPRAEARYRALERYAVDLTEAARQGKLDPVIGREEEIKRVMQILNRRTKNNPVIIGEPGVGKTAIVEGLAQKIAQGDVPENLKGKRVLALDIAAMVAGSKFRGEFEERMKAVLDEIKQAQGEIIVFIDEIHQVVGAGSAEGSAIDASTMLKPALARGELRCIGATTLDDYRKYIESDPALERRFSPVLVEEPSVEETIEILKGLRPRYEAHHKVKITDEALEAAAKLSARYISGRFLPDKAIDLMDEAASKHVIEAQSLPQHIRQKREDIERLKREEEAAASQGDYERAANLKAQRLRLEQEFAQEREEWARQHHIDLVVDARDIAELVAEATGIPVGRLMEGEQEKLVHMEERLHQRIVDQEEAVRAVANAIRRARAGLKDPKRPIGSFIFLGPTGVGKTELARALAEFLFDDEEAMVRIDMSEYQEQHTVSRLIGAPPGYVGYEEGGQLTEAVRRRPYSVVLFDEIEKAHPDVFNLLLQVLEDGRLTDGHGRTVDFRNTIIIMTSNLGTAELQRPPVGFLAHAKPSQSERERLRESVERALRQAFRPELLNRIDEIIIFDPLTEDDLKKIVELMLKDLRERLSERGLGLELTEEAKAALVREGYDPQFGARPLRRTIERRIANPLSLKILAGEFQEGDTVLVDYRDGEYVFEKKAVAVGGAER, from the coding sequence ATGCGGCAGGACAGGTTCACCGAGCAGGCACAGGAGGTGCTGGCCGAGAGCCAGCAGATCGTCCGGCGCATGCGCCACGCCCAGTGGGACGCCGAGCACATCCTCCTGGCCATGCTGGCCCACCAGGGCAACCTGGCCCAGGACGTCTTCCGCAAGCTGGGCGTGGACATGGACGCCCTGCGCGAGCGGGTGGAGGCGGCCCTGGCCCGCACACCCAAGCTCACCTACGAGAGCGCCCAGCTCTACATGACCCCCCGCGTCGTGCGCCTGCTGGAGAACGCCGACGCCGAGGCCCGTCGCCTCAAGGACGAATACATCGGCGTGGACCACCTGCTGCTGGCCATGGCCGACCTGCGCGACGGCGATGCACCGCGCATCCTGCGCGACTTCGGCATCGACAAGGAGAAGATATACCGCGCCCTGGCCGACATTCGCGGCGCCCACCGGGTGGACTCGCCCCGGGCCGAGGCCCGCTACCGTGCCCTGGAGCGCTACGCCGTCGACCTCACCGAGGCCGCCCGCCAGGGCAAGCTGGACCCCGTCATCGGCCGCGAGGAAGAGATCAAGCGGGTCATGCAGATCCTCAACCGCCGCACCAAGAACAACCCGGTCATCATCGGCGAGCCGGGCGTGGGCAAGACGGCCATCGTCGAGGGTCTGGCCCAGAAGATCGCCCAGGGCGACGTGCCCGAAAACCTGAAGGGCAAGCGGGTGCTGGCCCTGGACATCGCCGCCATGGTGGCCGGCTCCAAGTTCCGCGGCGAGTTCGAGGAGCGCATGAAGGCCGTCCTGGACGAGATCAAGCAGGCCCAGGGCGAGATCATCGTCTTCATCGACGAGATACACCAGGTGGTGGGCGCCGGCTCCGCCGAGGGCAGCGCCATCGATGCCTCCACCATGCTCAAGCCCGCTCTGGCCAGGGGCGAGCTGCGCTGCATCGGCGCCACCACCCTGGACGACTACCGCAAATACATCGAGTCGGACCCCGCCCTGGAGCGCCGCTTCTCCCCCGTACTGGTGGAGGAGCCGTCGGTGGAGGAGACCATCGAGATCCTGAAGGGTCTCAGGCCGCGCTACGAGGCCCACCACAAGGTCAAGATCACCGACGAGGCCCTGGAGGCGGCGGCCAAGCTCTCGGCCCGCTACATCTCCGGCCGCTTCCTCCCCGACAAGGCCATCGATCTAATGGACGAGGCCGCCTCCAAGCACGTCATCGAGGCCCAGAGCCTGCCCCAGCACATCCGCCAGAAGCGGGAGGATATCGAGAGGCTGAAGCGGGAGGAGGAGGCAGCCGCCAGCCAGGGCGACTACGAGCGGGCGGCCAACCTGAAGGCCCAGCGCCTGCGCCTGGAGCAGGAGTTCGCCCAGGAGCGGGAGGAGTGGGCCCGCCAGCATCACATCGACCTGGTGGTGGACGCCCGCGACATCGCCGAGCTGGTGGCCGAGGCCACCGGCATACCCGTGGGCCGCCTCATGGAAGGCGAGCAGGAGAAGCTGGTGCACATGGAGGAGCGGCTGCACCAGCGCATCGTGGACCAGGAGGAGGCGGTGCGAGCGGTGGCCAACGCCATCCGCCGCGCCCGCGCCGGCCTGAAGGACCCCAAGCGGCCCATTGGGAGCTTCATCTTCCTGGGCCCCACGGGCGTGGGCAAGACGGAGCTGGCGCGAGCCCTGGCCGAGTTCCTCTTCGACGACGAGGAGGCCATGGTGCGCATCGACATGAGCGAGTACCAGGAGCAGCACACCGTCTCACGGCTCATCGGCGCCCCGCCCGGCTACGTGGGCTACGAGGAGGGGGGCCAGCTCACGGAGGCGGTCCGCCGCCGCCCCTACAGCGTCGTCCTCTTCGACGAGATCGAGAAGGCCCACCCCGACGTCTTCAACCTGCTCCTCCAGGTGCTGGAGGACGGCCGCCTGACCGACGGTCACGGGCGGACGGTGGACTTCCGCAACACCATTATCATCATGACCTCCAACCTGGGCACGGCCGAGCTGCAGCGGCCGCCGGTGGGCTTCCTGGCCCATGCCAAGCCCAGCCAGAGCGAGCGGGAGCGGTTGCGGGAGTCGGTGGAGCGGGCGCTGCGCCAGGCCTTCCGCCCCGAGCTGCTGAACCGCATCGATGAGATCATCATCTTCGACCCGCTCACCGAGGATGACCTGAAGAAGATCGTGGAGCTGATGCTGAAGGACCTGCGGGAGCGGCTGTCGGAGCGGGGGCTGGGGCTGGAGCTGACGGAGGAGGCCAAGGCGGCCCTGGTGCGCGAGGGCTACGACCCCCAGTTCGGCGCCCGTCCCCTGCGCCGCACCATCGAGCGGCGCATCGCCAACCCCCTGTCCCTCAAGATCCTGGCCGGGGAGTTCCAGGAGGGGGACACGGTGCTGGTGGACTACAGGGACGGGGAGTACGTCTTCGAGAAGAAGGCGGTGGCCGTGGGGGGCGCGGAGCGCTGA
- a CDS encoding MerR family transcriptional regulator: MARRRRGQTDDEELPEDEPLYVISVAARMVGMHEQTLRYYERMGIIRPARSKGRIRLYSRSDIQRLRQVQRLMDELGVNLAGAEAILKLREHIAALERQIEELRRELQAYRDRLLPAPAQNSVARVEHEARGEQ; this comes from the coding sequence ATGGCCAGGCGTCGGCGCGGTCAGACTGACGACGAGGAGCTGCCCGAGGACGAGCCCCTCTACGTCATCAGCGTGGCCGCCCGCATGGTGGGCATGCACGAGCAGACCCTGCGCTACTACGAGCGCATGGGCATCATCCGGCCGGCCCGCTCCAAGGGGCGCATCCGTCTCTACTCTCGTTCCGACATCCAGCGCCTGCGCCAGGTGCAGCGGCTCATGGACGAGCTGGGCGTCAACCTGGCCGGCGCCGAGGCCATCCTCAAGCTGCGGGAGCACATCGCCGCCCTGGAGCGGCAGATAGAGGAGCTGCGGCGGGAGCTGCAGGCCTACCGCGACCGCCTGCTGCCGGCACCGGCCCAGAACAGCGTTGCGAGGGTAGAGCACGAGGCGAGGGGAGAGCAGTGA
- a CDS encoding DnaJ domain-containing protein: protein MPGRDYYEILGVPRNASEKEIKRAYRRLARKYHPDLNPGDKEAEERFKEINKAYEVLSDPEKRRLYDMYGERWEQAAAFEQARRQAGAAGPQGHATFTWSTGDLFGDLGNIFGEGLFGDLFETFFGTRRRGPSRGQNMEAPIEVTLEEAYNGTTRVIQVPSLEACPACGGRGGAFGAVCSRCLGSGYVEQPKRLEVRIPPGVRDGSRIRIAGEGRPGPMGGPRGDLYLVVSVQPHPRFRREGDDLYTEVEVPVEDAVLGGEVEVPLLSGRRVLLKVPPLTQNGRTFRLSGLGMPRLEGSGRGDLYVTVKVRLPEHLTEEERELYRRLRELRRSTVRR, encoded by the coding sequence ATGCCCGGGCGCGACTACTACGAGATACTGGGCGTCCCTCGCAACGCCTCCGAGAAGGAGATAAAGCGGGCCTATCGTCGCCTGGCCCGCAAGTACCACCCGGACCTGAACCCGGGCGACAAGGAGGCCGAGGAGCGCTTCAAGGAGATCAACAAGGCCTACGAGGTGCTGTCGGATCCGGAGAAGCGCCGCCTCTACGACATGTACGGCGAGCGCTGGGAGCAGGCGGCCGCCTTCGAGCAGGCCCGCCGCCAGGCGGGGGCGGCCGGCCCTCAGGGCCACGCCACCTTCACCTGGTCCACCGGGGACCTCTTCGGCGACCTGGGCAACATCTTCGGCGAGGGGCTGTTCGGTGACCTGTTCGAGACCTTCTTCGGCACCCGTCGCCGCGGCCCCTCCCGCGGCCAGAACATGGAGGCGCCCATCGAGGTGACCCTGGAGGAGGCCTACAACGGCACCACCCGGGTCATCCAGGTGCCTTCCCTGGAGGCCTGCCCCGCCTGCGGGGGCCGTGGCGGCGCCTTCGGGGCCGTGTGCAGCCGCTGCCTGGGCAGCGGCTACGTTGAGCAGCCCAAGCGGCTGGAGGTCCGCATACCGCCGGGGGTGAGGGACGGCTCCCGCATACGCATTGCCGGCGAGGGGCGACCCGGCCCCATGGGGGGCCCCCGCGGCGACCTCTACCTGGTGGTGTCGGTCCAGCCTCACCCTCGCTTCCGCCGCGAGGGCGACGACCTGTACACCGAGGTGGAGGTGCCGGTAGAGGATGCGGTGCTGGGCGGCGAGGTGGAGGTGCCCCTCCTCAGCGGCCGGCGGGTGTTGCTGAAGGTGCCGCCCCTGACCCAGAACGGCCGCACCTTCCGCCTCTCGGGCCTGGGCATGCCCAGGCTGGAGGGCAGCGGCCGCGGCGACCTCTACGTCACCGTCAAGGTGCGGCTGCCCGAGCACCTGACGGAGGAGGAGAGGGAGCTATACCGTCGCCTGCGGGAGCTGAGGCGCTCCACCGTGCGCAGGTGA
- a CDS encoding Hsp20/alpha crystallin family protein has product MTLMRWEPWAEVRRIARAMDEMMDELFGRLRPWHGTASFPLNVYETKEAVVVEAALPGFRPEDFDISVQDGLLTIRAERRPEREEEHRTYHWRELGYGSFYRSVSLPAPVEADQAEAIYERGLLTITLPKAAEARPRTIQVRAREVVEARAS; this is encoded by the coding sequence ATGACCCTCATGCGCTGGGAGCCGTGGGCTGAGGTGCGGCGCATCGCCCGCGCCATGGACGAGATGATGGACGAGCTCTTCGGCCGCCTGCGGCCCTGGCACGGCACCGCCTCCTTCCCGCTGAACGTCTACGAGACGAAGGAGGCGGTGGTGGTGGAGGCGGCCCTGCCCGGCTTCCGGCCTGAGGACTTCGACATCTCGGTGCAGGACGGCCTCCTGACCATCCGCGCCGAGCGGCGGCCGGAGCGGGAGGAGGAGCACCGCACCTACCACTGGCGCGAGCTGGGCTACGGCTCCTTCTACCGCTCCGTCTCCCTGCCGGCGCCCGTGGAGGCCGACCAGGCCGAGGCCATCTATGAGCGGGGCCTGCTGACCATCACCCTGCCCAAGGCGGCCGAGGCCAGGCCCAGGACCATCCAGGTGCGGGCCCGCGAGGTCGTGGAGGCCAGGGCCTCCTGA
- a CDS encoding Hsp20/alpha crystallin family protein — MTLMRWDPWEEFRAIRRSMDRLWDELMGRRETGTAVEEVYTFPVDVYETDDALVVRAALPGLRPEDVDISIQGDQLTIRGEYRHEAKEEKGNYHRRELRYGTFARSIALPVQVDADKAEAVFEHGMLTVTLPKAPEVRPKSIRVKAK; from the coding sequence ATGACCCTCATGCGTTGGGACCCCTGGGAGGAGTTCCGAGCCATCCGACGCTCCATGGACCGCCTCTGGGACGAGCTGATGGGCCGTCGCGAGACCGGCACCGCAGTAGAGGAGGTCTACACCTTCCCTGTGGACGTCTACGAGACCGATGATGCCCTGGTGGTGAGGGCGGCCCTGCCCGGCCTGCGCCCGGAGGACGTGGACATCTCCATCCAGGGCGACCAGCTCACCATCCGCGGCGAGTACCGCCACGAGGCCAAGGAGGAGAAGGGCAATTACCACCGTCGCGAGCTGCGCTACGGGACCTTCGCCCGCAGCATCGCCCTGCCGGTGCAGGTGGACGCCGACAAGGCGGAGGCGGTCTTCGAGCACGGCATGCTGACGGTGACCCTGCCCAAGGCGCCCGAGGTGCGCCCCAAGAGCATCAGGGTGAAGGCCAAGTAG